In bacterium, the genomic stretch ACGGCTACTCGCTCGCGGCGGGACGCCGCCGGATCTCGTCGTGATCGAGGAGAACCTCAAGTTCTACACGAGCGAGTATCGCCTGCAGTCGGCGCGGTATCCGCGCCTTGTGACCCCGGACATGCGCCGCACGAGGCCGAATCGATACGCGCGCGTATTGGAGCTTCCCGCCCCGCGGCGCGACGCGCTCTGGTCCGGCGCGGAATACGCGGCCGGGCGCGCCGCCGAACGCCTTACCATCGCGCGTCATCGTGACGGGATCGCCGAGTGGCTCGGCGCGGGCGATCACCCCGCGCGCCGCGCGCTCGCGGTGTGGAACGTCGTAAAACGGCGGATCCGCTACGGTGAGTCAGGGCCGCAAACGAAGTCACCCCGCTCCGAGCGGGGTGACGGAGTGCGCGGTCGACCCCTCCCTGGCATCGCCGCTTTCTTTTCGCCGCCGTCCGAAGCGGTCACGCTCAATCCCGCGCCGCCGGATCTTGTCCTTGACGTGCCCGAGCAAAATCTGCGCGACGGCGTCAACATCCGCGCGCTCGAGATGATCGGCAAGCTGTGCCGCGAGCGCGAAATCGCCTGCCTGGTCTACCTCACGCCGATGAATCCCAGCGCTGTCGTGAGCGGGCGCACGATGTCGTCCTACCGGGTGCGCACGCGCACGGCGGCGGGCGCAAACGTCGGGTTCATCGATCTGACGACGCTTCTGCCCGCGTCCGAATTCCGCGACCTGGACCACCCGCGCGCGGATGGCATGGACGCGCTCGCCGAACGCCTCGCCGCCGAAATCGAGGCGCGCCTGTGATCTCCTCGGCGCTGTACCTGCTCGTGCTTGTGCCTGCGGGCGTCGCCTGCGCGTGGGCGATCCGCAACGCGCGCGCCAGGCAGGTCTTTA encodes the following:
- a CDS encoding SGNH/GDSL hydrolase family protein; translated protein: MLVKVAVTRETPNRDAEPELLATSSPPAREPYGRFSLMFAPGVAFLFVAAALFFAADFLLTHVVALRIDAGDFRVPRSSVAGIDDLLDAAAGAAGPKIVMLGDSVVRGDHVEPQNALPPRIARALATRPKRARVFNLGLSAANNSDKLLVLERLLARGGTPPDLVVIEENLKFYTSEYRLQSARYPRLVTPDMRRTRPNRYARVLELPAPRRDALWSGAEYAAGRAAERLTIARHRDGIAEWLGAGDHPARRALAVWNVVKRRIRYGESGPQTKSPRSERGDGVRGRPLPGIAAFFSPPSEAVTLNPAPPDLVLDVPEQNLRDGVNIRALEMIGKLCREREIACLVYLTPMNPSAVVSGRTMSSYRVRTRTAAGANVGFIDLTTLLPASEFRDLDHPRADGMDALAERLAAEIEARL